A single Watersipora subatra chromosome 7, tzWatSuba1.1, whole genome shotgun sequence DNA region contains:
- the LOC137400700 gene encoding nesprin-1-like encodes MIAVKYIDWSKRLDSSFPKPLGNICKWLCDAEGLLQSPPVPPMAELEDVKASFLRHQNFFQDLEPMKQAFSMLKKSRVCNGKPIPEDLILRTSTRLKEVSVQAQYRHRQLDYEQLKYTMLAFLVNTEAKLKQWTKKLAYQEDVQAVLNDYNDYVKKRGLMSHYDSTLKEVQSLAALYQQHDKTDKSEGETINSTLKQIDERWRQLSVEIGSIESMLHEAIRHWKRYKASKDVLLKYMEEAERMLEAPADQQMTFFRDLEGWREKHSELNESGGFLIETCDESVVLSLEESLLLLNRRWKEICDGVEQFRQAHSSGQRAKEFEQALLKKLTWLQNSAVILKYPAECSSEEVKSQIEHLEELMTELSDMNESLKEMSRSAQQLAKQCTKEVGAAMVAKVKQAKEMFQQVERGVSERLATLKHAQPLIDNLDEGLIELIDWISKGEGLLEEGKSTGSIDIQQYAQRFQTHFDSMPIYKTMLTSKAKTFQKLVRYSQDCIQIEPLEDKLSTINQRFIDCLRQAKGIETQVGSQLGSLSVFEERYASLVKLLEDCPSSLVVDEEMPADEALKQHKRFFNQDLPDAVKSLQEVATQITQPDSQTLHKLKQVEERWAQYKQKGIIHQKILEYRIPSLEAVRLLSQSDQCVKQISESLQAGEYDENVWALLQENP; translated from the exons TTAAATACATCGATTGGAGCAAAAGGTTGGACAGCTCTTTCCCTAAGCCTCTCGGCAACATCTGCAAATGGCTGTGCGATGCTGAGGGCCTTCTCCAATCCCCTCCCGTGCCACCAATGGCAGAGCTTGAAGATGTCAAGGCCAGCTTTCTACGACACCAG AATTTCTTTCAAGACTTGGAGCCAATGAAACAAGCATTCTCAATGCTTAAAAAATCTCGAGTGTGCAACGGCAAGCCTATTCCAGAGGACCTAATTCTACGAACCAGCACCAGACTCAAG GAAGTGTCAGTGCAGGCTCAATACAGACACCGTCAGCTGGATTATGAGCAGCTCAAGTACACAATGCTCGCTTTCCTTGTGAACACAGAAGCTAAACTCAAGCAATGGACCAAGAAGTTAGCCTATCAGGAGGATGTGCAAGCAGTGCTCAATGATTACAAT GATTACGTGAAGAAGAGAGGCCTGATGAGTCACTATGATTCAACACTGAAGGAAGTTCAATCACTGGCGGCGCTTTATCAGCAGCATGATAAGACAG ACAAGTCAGAAGGGGAGACAATAAACAGCACCCTAAAGCAAATAGATGAAAGGTGGAGACAACTCAGCGTTGAAATTGGCTCAATAGAATCCATGTTGCACGAGGCTATTCGTCACTGGAAGCGCTACAAAGCTAGCAAAGATGTGCTCCTAAAGTACATGGAAGAAGCAGAGAGGATGCTTGAAGCCCCTGCAGATCAGCAGATG ACTTTCTTCCGAGACCTGGAAGGCTGGAGAGAAAAGCACTCAGAACTGAATGAGTCAGGCGGATTTCTCATAGAGACATGCGACGAGTCAGTCGTTTTGAGTCTTGAAGAGTCTCTGCTCTTACTCAACCGGCGGTGGAAGGAGATCTGCGATGGCGTCGAACAGTTTCGTCAAGCGCATTCCTCTGGACAAAGAGCTAAAGAGTTTGAGCAAG CTTTGCTAAAAAAGCTGACTTGGCTCCAAAACTCAGCAGTCATTCTCAAGTATCCAGCTGAATGCAGCTCTGAAGAGGTTAAATCTCAAATAGAACACCTTGAG gaactGATGACTGAGCTGAGTGACATGAATGAGAGCTTGAAGGAAATGTCAAGGTCAGCGCAGCAGCTGGCCAAGCAATGTACAAAAGAAGTTGGTGCAGCGATGGTTGCTAAAGTGAAACAAGCCAAGGAGATGTTTCAACAAGTGGAGAGAGGCGTAAGTGAAAG ATTGGCTACCCTGAAACATGCTCAGCCATTAATAGACAACTTAGATGAAGGACTGATTGAACTTATCGACTGGATCAGCAAAGGAGAAGGACTGCTGGAGGAAGGAAAGTCCACTGGTTCAATAGATATTCAGCAGTACGCCCAGCGATTTCAG ACACATTTCGACTCGATGCCGATATACAAGACAATGCTAACTAGCAAAGCAAAGACTTTCCAGAAGTTGGTGAGATACTCACAAGATTGTATTCAGATAGAGCCTCTCGAAGACAAACTCTCTACCATCAACCAGAGATTTATT GATTGTCTTCGACAAGCCAAAGGCATAGAGACACAAGTTGGATCTCAACTCGGCTCACTGAGTGTGTTTGAAGAGAGGTACGCCTCTCTTGTGAAACTCCTTGAAGACTGCCCCTCGTCACTCGTTGTCGATGAGGAAATGCCAGCAGACGAGGCTCTCAAACAGCACAAGCGGTTCTTTAACCAAGATTTACCAGACGCCGTCAAGTCCCTGCAAGAAGTTGCTACTCAAATCACTCAGCCTGATTCTCAAACACTTCATAAGCTCAAGCAG GTTGAGGAACGATGGGCTCAGTACAAGCAGAAAGGCATCATTCACCAGAAAATACTGGAATATCGAATTCCGTCATTAGAAGCAGTGAGATTACTTAGCCAATCAGATCAATGCGTTAAGCAAATCAGCGAATCCCTGCAAGCGGGAGAGTATGATGAGAATGTATGGGCATTGCTGCAG GAGAATCCATAA